From the genome of Colletotrichum higginsianum IMI 349063 chromosome 4, whole genome shotgun sequence, one region includes:
- a CDS encoding Conserved mitochondrial protein, which yields MDDAPASDQLKQKKKKEKPSKNRQTEINMSKLSPSLKALINAPFARPGQAAAPSHIGQVYQSIARDAASKKVGAKPWLAISAAATFTLNSPESLESLYSVASSSPSGRPDKRETAEFIREIGLKCISFNGIPRTINCLNAFYAALPSDVTAQLETKPTRAPTAQNIADVTARGQALWDSIYAPFEVKLYEKLAQSHPDLPVHILNSHYAGLLSDPKERGGLASVGRVLTSIVAISCLRAQTGVGPQVLSHVFGLRKGLEDGTFKADNQEDIEGAQWLASDEGSEWILKSVDTITEAIGGASRSNFAPARESKL from the exons ATGGATGATGCGCCCGCAAGTGATCAATTgaaacagaagaagaagaaggagaagcccAGTAAGAACCGCCAAACAGAAATCAACATGTCGAAGCTCTCGCCGTCGCTCAAGGCCCTCATCAACGCGCCCTTTGCGCGTcccggccaggccgccgcgccgtcgcaCATTGGCCAAGTCTACCAGTCCATCGCCCGCGATGCCGCCTCCAAGAAGGTCGGCGCAAAGCCATGGCTTGCCATCTCG GCCGCCGCGACCTTCACCCTCAACTCCCCCGAGTCCCTCGAGTCCCTCTACAGCgtcgcctcctcatccccctccGGCCGTCCCGACAAGCgcgagacggccgagttCATCCGCGAGATCGGCCTCAAGTGCATCAGCTTCAACGGCATCCCGCGCACCATCAACTGCCTCAACGCTTTCTacgccgccctcccctcGGACGTGACCGCCCAGCtcgagacgaagccgacgcGCGCGCCGACCGCCCAGAACATCGCCGATGTCACCGCCCGCGGCCAGGCCCTCTGGGACTCCATCTACGCCCCCTTCGAGGTTAAGCTGTACGAGAAGCTGGCCCAGTCGCACCCGGACCTGCCCGTCCACATCCTCAACAGCCACTACGCCGGCCTGCTGTCTGATCCCAAGGAGCGCGGCGGTCTGGCGAGCGTCGGGCGTGTGCTGAcgtccatcgtcgccattTCGTGCCTGCGGGCGCAGACGGGCGTCGGCCCGCAGGTGCTGTCGCACGTCTTTGGGCTGAGAAAGGggctcgaggacggcaccTTCAAGGCGGATAACCAGGAGGACATCGAGGGCGCGCAGTGGCTTGCGAGCGACGAGGGCAGCGAGTGGATTCTCAAGTCGGTCGACACCATCACCGAGGCGATTGGAggggcgtcgaggtccaACTTTGCGCCGGCGAGAGAGTCGAAGTTGTAG
- a CDS encoding Succinyl-CoA:3-ketoacid-coenzyme A transferase: MTSIARQMRPRVLIRASFTALPRVCAQPQRFPHVKVLGVASCRGITTTPIRRSQKAPAVKRGGSKLYASADEAVADIKSGSTILSSGFGLCGVADTIIGALNRRGPENLHSLTAVSNNAGQEGKGGLAILTKAGQVNRLILSYLGNNKALEKKYLTGEIGIELCPQGTLAERIRAGGAGIPAFFTPTGAHSLVQTGDIPVRLDASGAVKERGRTRETREFNGKTYLMETALTGDVAILRAWKADTAGNCVFRYTTKAFGPIMAKAATVTIVEAENIVEAGAIDPNDVDLPGIFVDRIVPATAEKNIEILKTRSDDGADGAGASKPKNEAQERRDRIARRAAKELHEGFYVNLGVGIPTLAPSFLPAERNVWIQSENGILGMGPYPTKDEVDADIVNAGKETVTLVPGASTFDSTESFGMIRGGHVDVSILGALQVSSTGDLANYMIPGKVFKGMGGAMDLVSNPDNTKIVVATEHVAKDGSSKVVQDCSLPLTGARVVSTIITDLCVFQVDRKSGGLTLTEIAPGVDVEEVRAKTDARFEVARDLKQME; the protein is encoded by the exons ATGACGTCAATCGCTCGCCAAATGCGCCCGCGGGTGCTGATCCGCGCCTCGTTCACGGCTCTGCCCAGAGTCTGCGCGCAACCGCAACGGTTCCCCCACGTAaaggtcctcggcgtcgcaAGCTGCCGCGGTATCACGACCACACCGATCCGCCGGTCTCAAAAGGCGCCGGCTGTGAAGAGGGGAGGCTCGAAGCTGTACGCATCcgcggacgaggccgtggcAGACATCAAGAGCGGTTCCACCATCTTGAGTTCAGGATTCGGACTCTGTGGTGTTGCAG ACACGATCATCGGCGCGCTTAACCGCAGAGGCCCTGAAAACCTGCACTCGCTGACCGCGGTGTCGAACAATGCCGGCCAGGAGGGTAAGGGTGGCTTGGCCATCCTCACCAAGGCCGGCCAAGTCAACCGCCTGATCCTCTCATACCTCGGAAACAACAAGGCCCTGGAGAAGAAGTACCTGACGGGAGAGATCGGCATCGAGCTGTGTCCGCAGGGAACACTCGCCGAGAGGATCCGTGCCGGCGGTGCTGGAATCCCAGCCTTCTTCACCCCTACTGGAGCTC ACTCGTTGGTCCAGACCGGTGACATTCCCGTACGGCTCGACGCTTCCGGTGCCGTCAAGGAGCGCGGCCGCACAAGAGAGACGAGGGAGTTCAACGGCAAGACATATCTCATGGAGACCGCGTTGACCGGAGACGTTGCCATTCTGAGAGCATGGAAGGCCGACACGGCCGGCAACTGTGTCTTCAG ATACACCACCAAGGCGTTTGGCCCCatcatggccaaggccgcgACCGTCACCATCGTTGAGGCCGAGaacatcgtcgaggccggcgccatcgaccccaacgacgtcgacctgcCCGGCATCTTCGTCGACCGCATCGTGCCCGCGACCGCCGAGAAGAACATTGAGATCCTCAAGACGAGgtcggacgacggcgccgacggcgcggggGCGTCCAAGCCCAAGAACGAGGCGCAGGAACGCCGCGACCGCATCGCGAGACGTGCGGCGAAGGAGCTGCACGAGGGTTTCTACGTGAACCTCGGTGTTG GAATCCCGACCCTCGCTCCCTCGTTTCTGCCCGCCGAGCGTAACGTCTGGATCCAGTCCGAGAACGGAATCCTGGGCATGGGACCCTACCCGACAAAGGACGAAGTCGACGC CGACATCGTCAACGCCGGCAAGGAGACCGTGACCCTCGTGCCCGGCGCCTCGACGTTCGACAGCACCGAGTCCTTCGGCATGATCCGCGGCGGCCACGTCGACGTCTCGATCCTCGGCGCGCTGCAGGTCAGCTCGACGGGCGACCTGGCCAACTACATGATCCCCGGCAAGGTGTTCAAGGGCATGGGCGGCGCCATGGACCTCGTCTCGAACCCGGACAACACAAAGATCGTCGTCGCGACGGAGCACGTCGCCAAGGACGGCTCGTCCAAGGTCGTGCAGGACTGCAGCCTGCCCCTGACCGGTGCCCGCGTCGTCagcaccatcatcaccgatCTG TGCGTCTTTCAAGTCGATCGCAAGAGCGGCGGCTTGACGTTGACCGAGATCGCTCCCggagtcgacgtcgaggaagtGCGCGCAAAGACAGACGCACGGTTCGAAGTCGCCAGAGACCTGAAGCAGATGGAGTAA
- a CDS encoding Nitrogen starvation-induced glutamine rich protein has product MSANDYYGGGGSGHGHNQGYGQQQGHNQGGGYPQQPSYAQGQQHAPQSHSPYQQGGGYNAPQQHGYGGPQQPTYAQGGSQHQQSYGHDNRGSSPYPPQQQYNQPGHAPSHGGQPQYGGQPQYGAPGGPGGPGQDERGLGATLVGGGAAGWAAHKAGGGLLGTLGGAIAGAVGANMLENKFEKKHKKDKKHKKDKHRKRSGSSSSSSSSN; this is encoded by the exons ATGTCTGCGAACGATTACTAcggaggtggcggcagcggccacGGACACAACCAGGGCTACGGTCAGCAGCAGGGACACAACCAGGGCGGCGGCTACCCTCAGCAGCCCAGCTATGCACAG GGCCAGCAGCACGCCCCTCAGTCGCACTCCCCGTACCAACAAGGAGGCGGCTACAACGCCCCTCAGCAGCACGGATACGGCGGGCCCCAGCAGCCGACCTACGCCCAGGGCGGCTCGCAGCACCAGCAGAGCTACGGCCACGACAACCGAGGCAGCTCGCCCTACCCTCCCCAACAGCAATACAACCAGCCGGGACATGCGCCCTCCCACGGCGGACAACCCCAGTACGGAGGCCAGCCTCAATACGGTGCGCCCGGTGGTCCCGGCGGTCCCGGACAGGATGAGCGCGGACTCGGCGCAACATTAGTCGGTGGCGGAGCTGCCGGATGGGCGGCTcacaaggccggcggcggtctccTCGGCACGCTCGGCGGTGCCATCGCAGGAGCTGTTGGCGCCAACATGCTGGAGAACAAGTTTGAGAA GAAGCACAAGAAGGATAAGAAGCACAAGAAGGACAAGCACCGCAAGCGCAGCGGtagcagcagctcgagctcCAGCAGCAACTAA
- a CDS encoding Pfs domain-containing protein yields MSVPRGLSSVLKKAPSDVVILSSLRTAICRSNRGQLKDAYPEELLSTVLKATLEANPNLDPRKIEDVAVGVVLSELGGSKAARMAMNHVGYPNETSLYTVNRACSSSLQSIALVAAQIRTEAISVGIGAGMESMTRNYGSRAIPVDVWPALKDSPVKDARDCIMPMGITSENVAERYGVSRADQDAFAVRSHQNAARAREDGSFATEIVPVTTRYQEVDKQGNKVGEEQTITVTKDDGIRANIGIEALQKLKPAFKPDGASTAGNSSQVSDGAAATLLMRRSTATELGLTDSIIGKFVGATTVGCAPDEMGVGPALAIPKLLGQFGLENKDVNRWEINEAFASQAIYCLRALGLEQAYEDGKVNPDGGAIALGHPLGATGARMTSTLLHGLGRSGGEVGVVSMCVGTGMGMAGLFFIGNNQAETVVPESPPLNSRLQVLSRHSLLQRRISESPTAHREPTRPGFITCNIMEVVGAVASFIAIGQALAAGRHVVDVLRAIPGIGNELTWLHDEIETLRLMVEEADMGTSAVESLPETPLLRRTRLQLSEIVADLEAIQKGCVRAVRENGKVKAKKTKWFLQQKQLSECRAKAQNARENLHAALQILHLKETRQLVLRSFAIQTSGTIAFKPLRSEERRMSSCHLPPLHVNDKDDAQEPLHERPIAHLTTAVEQLVLPDNQPQTTSKVSPRGSDIVIINASLSTFERCPQPCWCRCHGSRPASFKSADWAHNLIGSFSGSYTQRFAFRNNTRCDSALCKASGDASINLSYRFPAWLCSRFIHLQASVNAVTGLSVSLRPIRLLPLNAIFWTCAEHWSRVELAQLMQSEGVIYPGDIDTDGRTAILHVIRHGTTDAVAFLAELWANQLQSDSFDRTWFFEAHVVIEDNPELPSKGKDALRRMISCNSAGIDALDTPLHGAAAQTDSAEIQQAVKSQPWAMHQFNHRGETPLHVAVRLGNLDGVRELLRLGCDVNQRDGFGYTPLMQASGKGHVAMVQQLLDAGCAVDAKSKIGWTALHHAADVGKESSTQILRSLLSAGASATVTDSDGDSVLHTAAGTTVNRDVLRENLRLLLDAGADLEACNSRGRTPLVDAIIGRNLVGIQCLVEAGANTTASGFLHRAALYSGCGELDYLDSLSLSGINLNSVDKYGNTVWDCFVCSLVAEDWRRGSIRKPSLDEQEAFIRLYKGIRDRNLDQDIKRLEWTRQYLVCEDQRGATSALDPLIKQKTEWERWDQVETYKTIGLQVREGMWHAALQSVDENIEILREEMAKSPLENSSYWNYVLETDTEDGETEDEEDKSEASTGYADEYETRYSPSDEESGKEEDDV; encoded by the exons ATGTCCGTCCCCAGAGGACTCTCGTCCGTGCTGAAGAAAGCACCCTCCGACGTCGTAATCCTGTCGTCGCTGCGAACCGCCATCTGCCGGTCGAACCGGGGCCAGCTGAAAGACGCGTACCCCGAAGAGCTGCTCTCGACGGTCCTCAAGGCCACGCTCGAGGCCAACCCGAACCTGGACCCGCGCAAGATCGAAgatgtcgccgtcggcgtcgtgctCTCGGAGCTCGGCGGCTCCAAGGCGGCGCGCATGGCCATGAACCACGTCGGCTATCCCAACGAGACGTCGCTGTACACCGTCAACCGcgcctgctcgtcgtcgctgcaGTCGATCGCGCTCGTCGCGGCGCAGATCCGGACCGAGGCGATATCGGtgggcatcggcgccggaaTGGAGAGCATGACCCGGAACTACGGCAGCCGCGCCATCCCCGTGGACGTGTGGCCCGCCCTGAAGGACTCGCCGGTCAAGGACGCGAGGGACTGCATCATGCCGATGGGCATCACCTCGGAGAACGTGGCGGAGCGCTACGGCGTCTCCAGGGCCGACCAGGATGCCTTCGCCGTGCGCAGCCACCAGAAcgccgcgagggcgagggaggaCGGCTCCTTCGCCACCGAGATCGTGCCCGTCACGACGAGATACCAGGAGGTGGACAAGCAGGGCAACAAGGTCGGGGAGGAGCAGACCATCACGGTCACCAAGGACGACGGCATCCGCGCCAAcatcggcatcgaggccCTGCAGAAGCTGAAGCCGGCGTTCAAGCCCGACGGCGCCAGCACGGCGGGCAACTCGTCGCAGGTGtcggacggcgccgccgccacgctGCTCATGCGCCGGAGCACCGCCACGGAACTGGGCCTCACCGACAGCATCATCGGCAAGTTCGTCGGGGCCACGACGGTCGGGTGCGCGCCGGACGAGATGGGCGTCGGCCCCGCCCTGGCGATCCCGAAGCTCCTCGGCCAGTTCGGCCTCGAGAACAAGGACGTGAACCGCTGGGAGATCAACGAGGCCTTCGCCAGCCAGGCCATCTACTGCCTGCGGGCTCTGGGGCTGGAGCAGGCCtacgaggacggcaaggtgAACCCCGACGGCGGTGCCATCGCCCTGGGACACCCTCTTGGCGCCACCGGTGCCCGCATGACGAGCACTCTGCTGCACGGCCTGGGGCGAtccggcggcgaggttggTGTTGTCAGCATGTGCGTCGGTACCGGCATGGGCATGGCTGGACTGTTT TTCATCGGCAACAATCAGGCTGAGACTGTGGTGCCCGAATCTCCCCCTCTTAACTCTCGTCTTCAGGTCTTATCCCGCCATAGCTTGTTGCAAAGACGCATTTCAGAGTCACCCACGGCTCACCGAGAACCAACCCGGCCAGGTTTTATCACTTGCAACATCATGGAAGTGGTCGGCGCGGTAGCAAgcttcatcgccatcggccagGCTTTGGCCGCGGGGCGCCATGTCGTTGATGTCCTTCGAGCGATTCCCGGCATCGGAAATGAGCTGACATGGCTCCACGATGAG ATCGAAACCCTCCGATTGATGGTCGAAGAAGCAGACATGGGAACGAGTGCCGTCGAATCACTACCGGAGACCCCGTTGCTGAGGAGAACCAGACTTCAACTCAGCGAGATCGTCGCAGATCTCGAGGCAATTCAAAAAGGCTGTGTCCGAGCTGTTCGAGAGAacggcaaggtcaaggcAAAGAAGACCAAATGGTTCTTGCAGCAGAAGCAACTGTCTGAGTGCCGTGCGAAGGCCCAAAATGCCCGAGAAAACCTTCACGCTGCTTTGCAAATATTGCACCTCAAGGAGACCAG ACAACTCGTTCTGCGCAGCTTCGCGATTCAGACAAGCGGAACAATAGCATTTAAGCCTTTGCGCTCGGAAGAACGGCGAATGTCATCTTGTCATCTACCACCGTTGCATGTTaacgacaaggacgacgcACAGGAACCGCTACATGAGAGGCCTATCGCTCACTTGACGACCGCCGTTGAACAACTTGTCCTGCCAGACAACCAACCACAAACAACCAGCAAGGTATCCCCAAGAGGCTCAGACATCGTGATAATCAACGCTTCATTGTCTACCTTCGAAAGGTGCCCGCAGCCGTGCTGGTGCCGCTGCCATGGCTCGCGTCCCGCGTCCTTCAAATCGGCGGATTGGGCACATAACCTGATCGGATCCTTTTCCGGAAGCTACACCCAGCGGTTCGCGTTCCGAAACAATACAAGATGCGACTCGGCCCTTTGCAAAGCCAGCGGAGATGCATCCATCAACCTCAGCTATCGGTTTCCGGCATGGTTGTGCTCTCGGTTTATCCATCTCCAAGCCTCAGTAAACGCTGTTACGGGTCTCAGTGTTTCGTTGCGGCCCATCAGATTGCTGCCCTTAAATGCCATTTTCTGGACTTGCGCTGAACACTGGTCGAGAGTTGAACTGGCCCAGCTGATGCAATCTGAGGGTGTAATCTACCCCGGGGACATCGACACTGACGGGAGGACGGCGATCCTC CATGTGATTAGACATGGAACCACGGATGCTGTGGCCTTTCTTGCGGAATTATGGGCAAATCAGCTGCAAAGCGACAGCTTCGACAG AACTTGGTTCTTCGAAGCGCACGTGGTGATCGAAGACAACCCTGAGTTGCCTTCAAAGGGAAAAGATGCACTACGCAGGATGATATCTTGCAATTCCGCTGGCATAGACGCTCTTGATACGCCGTTACATGGCGCTGCAGCACAGACAGACTCGGCCGAGATTCAGCAGGCTGTCAAGAGTCAACCGTGGGCCATGCACCAGTTTAACCACCGTGGCGAAACGCCCTTGCACGTCGCTGTGCGGCTGGGCAATCTCGATGGTGTCAGGGAGTTGCTCAGGTTGGGCTGTGATGTCAACCAGCGAGACGGCTTTGGATACACGCCCCTGATGCAAGCTTCCGGAAAAGGTCATGTCGCCATGGTTCAACAGCTACTCGATGCCGGTTGTGCCGTCGATGCGAAGAGCAAAATCGGCTGGACGGCCCTGCACCATGCTGCTGACGTGGGAAAAGAAAGCTCAACACAGATTTTGAGAAGCTTGTTGTCTGCCGGTGCGTCGGCGACGGTCACTGACTCAGATGGTGATTCAGTTTTGCACACGGCAGCGGGAACAACGGTTAACAGAGATGTTCTTCGGGAAAATTTACGCCTGCTTCTGGATGCGGGTGCTGACTTGGAGGCATGCAATTCCAGGGGAAGGACGCCGCTGGTAGACGCCATTATCGGAAGAAACCTGGTGGGTATCCAGTGCCTTGTGGAAGCGGGTGCTAACACAACAGCATCGGGATTCCTCCATCGCGCAGCGCTTTACTCGGGCTGTGGAGAACTCGACTACTTGGACAGCCTGTCGCTGTCTGGAATCAACCTGAACAGTGTCGATAAATACGGAAACACAGTGTGGGACTGCTTCGTTTGTTCCTTGGTCGCGGAAGATTGGCGGCGTGGAAGTATTCGCAAGCCAAGCTTGGATGAGCAAGAAGCTTTCATTCGATTATATAAAGGCATCCGAGACAGAAACTTGGATCAGGATATAAAAAGGCTGGAATGGACTCGTCAATACTTGGTATGTGAGGATCAGCGAGGCGCCACGTCTGCGCTGGATCCCTTGATCAAGCAGAAGACAGAATGGGAACGGTGGGATCAGGTGGAAACGTATAAGACCATCGGTCTACAGGTCCGAGAAGGCATGTGGCACGCGGCGCTCCAATCGGTGGACGAAAACATTGAGATTCTGcgggaggagatggccaAGTCCCCATTGGAGAATTCGTCGTACTGGAATTACGTACTGGAAACGGACACGGAAGACGGCGAGActgaagacgaagaggacaaGTCTGAGGCAAGTACAGGCTATGCCGACGAGTATGAGACGCGTTACTCACCAAGTGACGAGGAATCtggcaaggaggaggatgatgtGTGA
- a CDS encoding Thiamine pyrophosphokinase, translating to MPFTVPKDQCNRTFTTLLALVQDSNKFLRENLTNGEYWTFCIHVGKQWKTFGIVTTKNALHLNAAGVAPRWFTLNYTTQQIQLNPEHSANSTRLEAAFDQIRNHLHRAGPWAGKLKKYDDEKWPLVGAPFEAGILCDIVPIFGTVTTGVHLNIFQEKGKETLIYVAQRAKNKSFGSLLDQCAAGGFQSGTDKDALSCMVREAKEELKKGLPENLQGRIKKQQCIQYCDIRDERWGDDEIGVPEPGIKVPFDLELREDTAMRGETKEIMRIEAMNVAQVRAALLAGKFKPNCALVMIDFLIRKNLLTDAQDLRDVPEIRKLLKLTKIHCLGVKEVK from the coding sequence ATGCCTTTTACTGTACCGAAAGACCAGTGTAACCGCACCTTCACGACACTCCTGGCACTCGTCCAGGACAGCAACAAGTTCCTACGTGAGAACCTGACGAATGGAGAGTACTGGACCTTTTGCATTCATGTGGGCAAGCAGTGGAAGACTTTCGGTATAGTAACAACCAAGAACGCCCTACATTTGAATGCAGCTGGTGTGGCGCCCCGGTGGTTCACACTCAACTACACGACGCAGCAGATCCAGCTCAATCCAGAGCACTCGGCAAACAGCACCAGACTAGAGGCGGCTTTCGATCAGATCCGCAATCACCTCCATCGGGCAGGTCCCTGGGCCGGTAAGCTGAAGAAGTACGATGACGAAAAGTGGCCGTTGGTTGGTGCTCCGTTTGAAGCAGGGATCCTGTGCGACATTGTCCCCATCTTTGGCACAGTCACCACAGGTGTCCACCTGAACATCTTTCAGGAGAAAGGTAAGGAAACGCTCATCTACGTCGCCCAGCGCGCGAAGAACAAGTCGTTTGGCAGCCTGCTGGACCAAtgtgccgccggcggcttccAGTCCGGAACAGACAAAGACGCCTTGTCCTGCATGGTCCGCGAGGCCAAAgaggagctgaagaagggcCTGCCCGAGAATCTGCAGGGCAGGATCAAGAAGCAGCAGTGCATCCAGTACTGCGATATCCGCGACGAGCGATGGGGAGACGATGAGATCGGCGTCCCCGAGCCCGGCATCAAGGTCCCGTTCGACCTCGAGCTAAGAGAAGACACGGCGATGAGGGGCGAGACCAAGGAGATTATGAGGATCGAGGCCATGAATGTGGCCCAGGTACGTGCTGCTCTCCTTGCTGGCAAATTCAAACCGAATTGCGCCCTCGTCATGATCGACTTCTTGATCCGCAAGAATCTCCTCACCGACGCTCAGGATCTGAGGGATGTTCCTGAGATCAGGAAGCTTTTGAAACTGACCAAGATTCACTGCCTTGGAGTCAAGGAAGTCAAGTGA
- a CDS encoding Thiamine pyrophosphokinase, which translates to MSSTTNDFETWSSIIDDANRFTKSDGQPWTFLVGHHTRPVQAYGLLNPIVVSYLKVSGSKFFTFDSTWREVRLQPETCNSPLDFTRAFVQIRQHLSKTMDPCGGRFPNALLENIDMIPLICAPIRRFDEYRGCSRAGIPRDIAPLFGVTVPSVHVNIYSQSGEEMKLYLAVHPSRSPYPLDQCVVSDLRPGDVALDRIRTETYAQVESGIPLHKAPRNKPDEVEIPWIRYFDFTQMVLGTGPQVDLLPKPGMLKPYDLKLGPGARLKARDGICSIEAFSVEQVKGFLVDRKFKPESALVVLDFLIRHKLVGDSNGDREKLDSRLRRDLGLPFDNHRC; encoded by the coding sequence ATGTCCTCCACAACCAATGACTTTGAAACTTGGTCTAGCATCATTGACGATGCTAATCGATTCACCAAGTCTGATGGCCAACCATGGACGTTCCTTGTAGGCCATCACACAAGACCAGTTCAAGCCTACGGACTCCTGAACCCCATCGTCGTTAGTTATCTGAAGGTCTCCGGGTCCAAGTTCTTCACGTTTGACAGCACGTGGAGGGAGGTCAGGCTACAGCCCGAAACCTGCAACAGCCCGCTTGACTTCACCCGCGCCTTCGTCCAAATCCGACAACATCTCAGCAAAACCATGGACCCGTGCGGTGGTAGGTTTCCAAATGCATTGCTTGAAAACATTGACATGATTCCCTTGATCTGTGCCCCCATCCGACGCTTCGACGAGTACCGCGGCTGTTCCCGGGCCGGCATCCCGCGAGACATCGCGCCGCTCTTCGGCGTCACTGTTCCGTCCGTCCATGTCAACATTTACTCTCAGTCTGGAGAGGAAATGAAGCTGTATCTTGCTGTTCACCCATCGCGGTCTCCATACCCCCTGGACCAGTGCGTCGTTAGCGATCTCCGGCCTGGAGACGTTGCACTCGATCGAATCAGAACCGAAACCTACGCTCAGGTAGAGTCTGGAATTCCTCTACACAAAGCCCCAAGAAACAAGCCGGATGAGGTGGAAATTCCCTGGATCCGCTACTTCGACTTTACCCAAATGGTTCTGGGAACCGGGCCCCAGGTTGATCTGCTGCCCAAGCCTGGCATGCTGAAGCCCTACGATCTGAAGTTGGGTCCTGGCGCTCGTCTGAAGGCCAGAGATGGCATTTGTTCGATCGAGGCGTTCAGTGTTGAGCAGGTCAAAGGTTTCCTTGTTGACCGCAAGTTCAAGCCGGAGTCGGCGCTGGTCGTCCTTGACTTTCTCATCCGTCACAAGCTTGTCGGCGATAGCAATGGGGACCGGGAGAAGCTGGACAGTCGCCTGAGGAGAGACTTGGGCTTGCCTTTCGACAACCACAGATGTTGA
- a CDS encoding Major facilitator superfamily transporter, producing the protein MTTKDMDMDPKAEHDEGGLAADIERQRHLTKTLVLPLLALLFLCSFLDRTNVGNAKIIGMEEDLGISNSQYNQGLAVFYATYIASELPSNLVLKKVSPRIWLPFLTCAWGIVTMCLGFVRSYGSFVAVRAILGMTEGGLLPGMVLYLSGLYTRGELALRIGIFYTAASLSGAFGGLLARGLSAIGSKGGLEGWRYIFIIEGLLTVVCGIIAAIGLPNNLATAKMLTPEEREWALLRLQGHADDRFNPSSEREEKFRWSEVGRGVFNVQVWLSATAYFAILSGLYSFGLFLPTIINDLHIASNPDEVQLWSVIPYAVATPVTVLVAFLSDRLRLRGLLMLIVLPISIAGYAVIANATAPQTRFAMTCLMAIGMYSAVPCVLVWNSNNSAGHYKRATTSALQLAIANCGGFVATFIYPSYEGPFYHKGHTIILGLLCYAWVATLLNVLWCAKINRDKAAGKYDEYVGTGDDREPGFKMVL; encoded by the exons aTGACTACGAAAGATATGGACATGGACCCCAAAGCAGAGCACGACGAGGGCGGGTTGGCCGCAGACATTGAGCGTCAACGCCATCTCACCAAGACTCT GGTCCTACCGCTGCTGGCACTCCTCTTCCTATGCTCCTTTCTCGACCGAACCAACGTCGGCAACGCAAAGATCATTGGCATGGAGGAGGATCTTGGCATCAGCAACAGCCAATACAACCAGGGCTTGGCCGTCTTCTATGCGACTTACATTGCCAG CGAACTGCCAAGCAACCTCGTCCTGAAAAAGGTCTCGCCCAGGATCTGGCTCCCGTTCCTGACCTGCGCGTGGGGCATCGTCACCATGTGCCTCGGCTTCGTCCGCAGCTACGGCagcttcgtcgccgtccgcgccATCCTCGGCATGACCGAGGGCGGCCTGCTGCCGGGCATGGTGCTGTACCTCTCCGGGCTCTACACCCGCGGCGAGCTGGCCCTGCGCATCGGCATCTTCTACACGgccgcctccctctccgGCGCGttcggcggccttctcgcgAGGGGGCTGTCGGCCATTGGATCCAAGGGGGGCCTCGAAGGCTGGAGGTACATATTCATTATCGAGGGGCTTCTT ACTGTTGTGTGCGGCATAATTGCTGCCATCGGCCTGCCTAACAACCTGGCGACCGCCAAGATGTTGACCCCCGAGGAGCGCGAGTGGGCGCTGCTCAGGCTTCAAGGACACGCTGATGACCGATTCAA TCCGTCcagtgagagagaggagaagTTCCGTTGGTCCGAGGTTGGGCGCGGCGTGTTCAACGTCCAAGTCTGGCTCAGTGCGACGGCCTACTTTGCGATCCTGTCCGGCCTGTACTCTTTCGGGCTTTTC CTCcccaccatcatcaacgaCCTGCACATTGCGTCCAACCCTGACGAGGTCCAACTATGGTCCGTTATCCCATATGCCGTCGCAACGCCTGTTACAG TCCTCGTGGCCTTCTTGTCGGATCGCCTGCGCCTCCGCGGTCTCCTCATGCTCATCGTCCTCCCCATCTCCATTGCCGGATACGCAGTCATTGCCAATGCCACGGCGCCGCAGACGAGGTTCGCCATGACTTGCCTGATGGCCATCGGCATGTACAGCGCCGTTCCGTGCGTCTTGGTCTGGAACTCCAACAACTCGGCGGGCCATTACAAGCGTGCGACAACGTCTGCGCTGCAACTGGCCATCGCCAACTGTGGAGGGTTCGTTGCGA CCTTCATCTACCCCAGCTATGAAGGCCCGTTCTATCACAAGGGCCACACCATCATTTTGGGCTTGCTGTGTTATGCCTGGGTTGC AACCCTTTTGAATGTTCTCTGGTGTGCTAAGATTAACCGTGACAAGGCGGCAGGGAAGTATGATGAGTACGTCGGCACTGGCGATGACCGGGAGCCCGGCTTCAAGATGGTTTTGTAA